A genome region from Drosophila simulans strain w501 chromosome 2R, Prin_Dsim_3.1, whole genome shotgun sequence includes the following:
- the LOC27206162 gene encoding uncharacterized protein LOC27206162 has translation MKESCISANGREQLGWEHGERCGTLFLECVYRNSSMYSVVGDLIAYVLLLGATFYAIAFGFRLLMSCARVVFKVVIAFLVFRLLLSLGTVDRTSVSYSE, from the coding sequence ATGAAGGAAAGCTGCATTAGCGCCAACGGACGGGAGCAGCTCGGCTGGGAACATGGCGAACGATGCGGCACGCTGTTCCTTGAATGTGTCTACAGGAACTCGTCCATGTACTCCGTTGTGGGCGATCTGATCGCATACGTGCTGCTCCTGGGGGCTACGTTCTACGCAATAGCTTTCGGCTTCCGACTGTTGATGTCCTGCGCACGAGTCGTCTTCAAAGTGGTTATCGCCTTCCTCGTCTTCCGATTGCTGCTAAGTTTGGGCACCGTCGACCGCACATCTGTTAGTTATTCCGAATGA